A genomic region of Candidatus Pseudomonas phytovorans contains the following coding sequences:
- a CDS encoding FAD-dependent oxidoreductase: MTSPVVIIGTGLAGYNLAREFRKLDAQTPLLLITADDGRSYSKPMLSMGFAKQKDADGLCMAEPGVMAEQLNAEIRTHTRISGIDPGHKRLWIGEEAVEYSDLVLAWGAQTVQVPVDGDGGHLVFPINDLEDYARFRAAAVGKQRVLILGAGLIGCEFANDMSLGGFQVDVVAPCEQVMPTLLHPAAAAAVQGGLEGLGVRFHLGPVLTRLQQVGQGLDAHLSDGSVIACDLVVSAIGLRPRIDLAAAAGLQTNRGVSVDRELRTSHANIFALGDCAEVDGINLLYVMPLMSCARALAQTLAGKPTAVAYGPMPITVKTPACPLVVSPPPPGREGTWQVEGQGSDLKVLCHGADGELLGYALTGAAVMDKLALNRQLPPVMA, encoded by the coding sequence ATGACGTCCCCTGTGGTAATCATCGGTACTGGCCTTGCGGGCTACAACCTGGCCCGTGAATTTCGCAAACTCGATGCGCAGACGCCGCTGCTGCTGATCACCGCCGACGATGGTCGCTCGTACTCCAAGCCCATGCTTTCCATGGGCTTTGCCAAGCAGAAGGATGCCGACGGCCTGTGCATGGCCGAGCCGGGCGTCATGGCCGAGCAACTGAACGCCGAGATTCGTACGCATACCCGCATCAGCGGCATCGACCCGGGCCACAAACGCCTGTGGATCGGCGAAGAAGCGGTGGAGTACAGCGACCTCGTGCTGGCCTGGGGGGCGCAGACGGTGCAGGTGCCGGTCGATGGCGACGGCGGCCATCTGGTATTCCCGATTAACGATCTGGAAGACTACGCACGCTTCCGTGCCGCCGCCGTCGGCAAGCAACGTGTGCTGATCCTGGGTGCCGGCCTGATCGGCTGCGAATTCGCCAACGACATGAGCCTGGGTGGCTTCCAGGTCGATGTGGTGGCGCCGTGCGAACAGGTCATGCCGACCCTGCTGCATCCGGCCGCAGCGGCGGCGGTTCAGGGCGGGCTGGAAGGCCTGGGCGTGCGCTTCCACTTGGGCCCGGTGCTGACCCGGCTGCAGCAGGTGGGCCAGGGCCTGGATGCGCACCTGTCGGATGGCAGCGTGATTGCCTGCGACCTGGTGGTGTCGGCCATCGGCCTTCGGCCACGCATCGACCTGGCTGCCGCAGCCGGCCTGCAGACCAATCGTGGTGTCAGCGTAGACCGCGAGCTACGTACATCCCACGCCAACATCTTCGCCCTTGGCGATTGTGCCGAGGTCGATGGCATCAACCTGCTTTACGTGATGCCGCTGATGAGCTGTGCCCGTGCGCTGGCGCAAACCCTGGCCGGCAAGCCGACGGCGGTGGCCTACGGGCCGATGCCGATCACCGTGAAAACCCCGGCCTGCCCGTTGGTGGTTTCGCCGCCGCCGCCGGGCCGTGAAGGTACTTGGCAGGTGGAGGGGCAGGGCAGTGACCTCAAGGTGCTCTGCCACGGCGCTGACGGCGAATTGCTGGGTTACGCCCTGACTGGGGCGGCGGTCATGGACAAGCTGGCTCTAAATCGCCAGTTACCACCGGTTATGGCGTAA
- a CDS encoding HU family DNA-binding protein — MRKPELAAVIADKTALTKEKANQVLNAILDSITGALNKDTVTLVGFGTFEKRHRGARTGKNPQTGEPVKIKASNTVAFKPGKNLKDSVNPPAAPAKAAKKK, encoded by the coding sequence ATGCGCAAACCAGAACTCGCCGCCGTCATCGCCGATAAGACTGCTCTGACCAAGGAAAAGGCCAATCAGGTGTTGAACGCGATTCTCGACAGCATCACCGGTGCCCTGAACAAGGACACGGTGACCCTGGTCGGTTTCGGCACCTTCGAAAAACGTCATCGCGGCGCGCGTACCGGCAAAAATCCGCAAACCGGTGAGCCGGTCAAGATCAAAGCCAGCAATACCGTGGCCTTCAAGCCAGGCAAGAACCTCAAGGACAGCGTCAACCCCCCGGCCGCGCCTGCCAAGGCCGCCAAGAAAAAGTAA
- a CDS encoding helicase has product MKFRFLLWAMGLLMARASRNNPAFQQQLKGKDLVFQMQTLDGKVARHFVVNNERISSKGGAHPQPAFAIAFKDAAYGFATMQAGNKQLAFMQGIQDKNIQIKGNPALVMWFQGLMKYLKPKKKG; this is encoded by the coding sequence ATGAAGTTCCGCTTTCTTCTCTGGGCCATGGGGCTGCTGATGGCCAGGGCCAGCCGTAACAACCCGGCATTCCAGCAGCAGCTCAAGGGCAAGGATCTGGTGTTCCAGATGCAGACTCTGGACGGCAAGGTTGCCCGGCACTTCGTCGTCAATAACGAACGCATCAGCAGCAAAGGCGGGGCGCACCCGCAGCCGGCCTTCGCCATTGCCTTCAAGGACGCGGCCTATGGCTTCGCCACGATGCAGGCGGGTAACAAGCAGTTGGCGTTCATGCAGGGGATTCAGGACAAGAACATCCAGATCAAGGGCAATCCGGCGTTGGTGATGTGGTTCCAGGGGTTGATGAAGTACCTGAAACCAAAGAAGAAAGGCTGA
- a CDS encoding HDOD domain-containing protein, with protein sequence MTEVALDTATPHAPSVIKLLLDKVGVAYREVVEHPYLPAAARVQAVLLDDEVGALMVLFPQSKLLDLNRLEELTGRKLKAVPVTRLKQMLDKHQLKALPAIPALTSSPCLYEDKLLAAETLLIQSGEAGLLLEIKQEDFKRMLKKASAGSFGQPVRDIRPNLDRPADDSKEITQAVQAFTARRIQKRLEETIEIPPLADTAQKIIKLRVDPNASIDDITGVVETDPALAAQVVSWAASPYYASPGKIRSVEDAIVRVLGFDLVINLALGLALGKTLSLPKDHPQQATPYWQQSIYTAAIIEGLTRAIPRAERPEAGLTYLAGLLHNFGYLLLAHVFPPHFSLICRHLEVNPHLCHTYVEQHLLGISREQIGAWLMKLWDMPEELQTALRFQHDPAYDGEYSAFPNLVCLATRLLRSRGIGSGPQEEIPDELLERLGITREKAEDVVNKVLEAENLLRELASQFHAPH encoded by the coding sequence ATGACTGAAGTTGCCCTGGACACCGCAACGCCACACGCCCCCTCCGTCATCAAGCTGCTGCTCGACAAGGTCGGCGTGGCCTACCGCGAGGTGGTCGAACACCCTTACCTACCGGCAGCGGCGCGGGTACAGGCAGTGCTGCTCGATGACGAAGTCGGCGCCTTGATGGTGCTGTTCCCGCAGAGCAAGCTACTGGACCTCAATCGCCTTGAAGAGCTCACCGGCCGCAAGCTCAAAGCGGTGCCGGTGACACGCCTGAAACAGATGCTCGACAAGCATCAGCTCAAAGCGTTGCCAGCGATTCCGGCATTGACCAGTTCACCCTGCCTCTATGAAGACAAGCTGCTGGCTGCCGAAACATTGCTGATCCAGTCTGGCGAAGCCGGGCTGCTGCTGGAAATCAAGCAGGAAGACTTCAAGCGCATGCTTAAAAAAGCCAGCGCTGGCAGTTTCGGCCAACCGGTAAGGGACATTCGCCCCAACCTCGACCGCCCCGCTGACGACTCCAAAGAAATTACCCAGGCAGTCCAGGCGTTCACTGCCCGTCGCATTCAGAAGCGCCTGGAAGAAACCATCGAGATTCCGCCGCTGGCCGACACGGCGCAAAAGATCATCAAGCTGCGGGTCGACCCGAACGCCAGCATCGACGACATCACCGGCGTGGTTGAAACCGACCCGGCGCTGGCCGCGCAGGTGGTCAGTTGGGCCGCTTCGCCCTACTACGCCTCGCCTGGCAAAATCCGTTCTGTGGAAGATGCCATTGTCCGCGTGCTGGGCTTCGATCTGGTGATCAACCTGGCCCTGGGGCTGGCGCTGGGTAAAACGCTGAGCCTGCCCAAGGATCACCCCCAGCAAGCCACGCCCTACTGGCAGCAGTCGATCTACACGGCCGCGATCATCGAAGGGCTGACCCGTGCGATACCACGGGCTGAACGCCCTGAAGCCGGCCTCACCTACCTGGCCGGGCTGCTGCACAACTTTGGTTACCTGTTGCTGGCGCATGTGTTCCCGCCGCACTTCTCGCTGATCTGCCGCCATCTGGAGGTCAACCCGCACCTGTGCCACACCTATGTAGAGCAACACTTGCTGGGTATCAGCCGCGAACAGATCGGCGCCTGGTTGATGAAGCTGTGGGACATGCCAGAAGAACTGCAGACAGCGTTACGCTTCCAGCACGACCCGGCGTATGACGGCGAGTATTCGGCGTTTCCCAACCTGGTGTGCCTGGCGACCCGTCTGTTGCGTTCGCGGGGGATTGGTTCGGGGCCGCAGGAAGAGATCCCTGACGAGTTGCTGGAGCGCCTGGGGATTACCCGTGAAAAGGCCGAGGACGTGGTGAACAAAGTGCTGGAGGCCGAGAACCTGCTACGCGAACTGGCCTCGCAGTTCCACGCACCGCACTAA